Within Dysgonomonas sp. HDW5A, the genomic segment AAACCAATTAATTTTTCTTTCATTATTTCAGGAGTAGCAAATATAGTTCTGGCTCTGTTTATCTTAATCCTCTGAAGTTCAAATTCGGAATAAGGCATATGCTTAATATCTTCGTAAACGACAGGGGCAAGACCTCCTCCTCGTTCGAGTTGAATAAAGCGGTAATCCATTAACGCCTGCTGCTTTCTTACCACTTCTTCATCTTCGTTACAGAACGCAAATATGGCAACATTAGCTTGTGGAGTTTTCAAGTCTTCCGACGGCTTGAAGTTTTTGCGGTATGCCTGTATCACATCGGCTCCTAAATGTGGATTAATAAATTGAGCATAAGACAACGCCATTCCAAAATGTGCAGCAATCATTCCACTCTCGCCGCTCGAAGTAAGCAACCAACGGTGGGGAACTGTTGATATAGAGGGATATGCTTTTACTTTACTGTAAATGGTATCCTTTTTATCTGCATCATGAAAGAAATTATCCAGATGATAAAGCTGTTGTATAAAATCCTGCTCATCGAAACGATTACTTGGATTAAGCAATGAGGCAGTTAACCTATCCGTACCGGGTGCACGACCAATTCCCATATCTATCCGGTTAGGATATAAGGCTTCAAGTAACCTGAAATTCTCGGACATCTTCAATGCACTGTGATTGGGTAACATAATTCCACCCGAACCAACCCGTATATTTTG encodes:
- a CDS encoding LLM class flavin-dependent oxidoreductase codes for the protein MEERRLKLSVLDQSPINKNKTASEALSETTRLAELTDRLGYTRFWVSEHHNAESLAGTSPEILIAHLANHTQNIRVGSGGIMLPNHSALKMSENFRLLEALYPNRIDMGIGRAPGTDRLTASLLNPSNRFDEQDFIQQLYHLDNFFHDADKKDTIYSKVKAYPSISTVPHRWLLTSSGESGMIAAHFGMALSYAQFINPHLGADVIQAYRKNFKPSEDLKTPQANVAIFAFCNEDEEVVRKQQALMDYRFIQLERGGGLAPVVYEDIKHMPYSEFELQRIKINRARTIFATPEIMKEKLIGLAEDYGVDEIMLVTYAERFEDRLHSYEILADMFQLGH